The Pedobacter ginsengisoli region ATAAATTGAAAGCAGCTTTGCTGATCTAATTGCTTAAAACTTACTTTTAACAGAATACCACCCCCCTCTTGCGTAAATTTAATGGCATTCGACAAAAGGTTATTTAGTATTTTTTCCAGCTTATCTCCATCAAATAAGCAATAGTTATCGGGTATATCCTCTTCAATAAATTTTAATGTTATTTGTTTCCCGTCGGCAAGTGGCTGAAATGAAAACAATATTTCATAGCTAAACTCTTTAATATTACCCAACATTTCTGTTTTGGTTAGCTTACCAGCCTGAGATTTGGATAAATCCATCATCTGGTTAATAAGCCTAAGCAGGTGGCTTGCATTCCTATAAATAGTGTTCAGTAAATTCTTCTCTTTGCCATCGTTACTAAGCCTGAGGAGATATTCAGTAGGAGCGGTTATAAGTGATAATGGGGTTTTAAACTCATGTGTAATGTTTGAAAAAAACTTAGACTTTAAGGATTCAATCTCAATCTGCTCTTCCGCTTCGCGACGGCCAAGCACCATTTGTTCGTAGGCAATATTTGACTTGGCCAGTTCTGTAGCTAAACGCTCGGATTGGGTAAGTGCCCCGGTAAAACGAAGTGCCAGAACAATTGCCTGAAGCAGCAATAGAATCAAAAAGGCAAATGGCAACAAAAAGCCTGTATTGATGAGCTCAGCCTCATATAATGAATCATTAAGCAGGCCAATAAAACAAGCTAAAATACCTGCTAAGAGCAAACCATTATCTAAAGGATTATTTCTAAAATGCCTGATAAGGAAGTAAACTGTAAAACAACCCATACCTGCTGCCATGATGATTACAACAATTAACAGATTACCATATATGGGATTTGAGCTGAGCCATACCAGGCCTGTATAGGTGATGGCCACTACCAGAAACATGCGTTTCATTAGGACTGAGAAACGCACAAGTTCCGTAGAAGTTAAGAAGTAAACAAAACCCAGCAAACAGATTGGAAAAAGGGTATATAGAATTTTAAGCGCCAATGAATAGCTAAATTCCGGCATCATGTAAAACAGCAGTGGCGTCATAGAAAAGCATGCCCTTAATGCCAGTGCCAGACACAAAATGGCGAAAAATAAAGCGGCCTTTTCCTTTCGTCGCATGGCAAATATTGCAAGGTGATAAAGCCCCATGATTAATAAACTTCCTACCAGAAAGGCATCGGCAATAAAAGATTTATTACTTAAATCTGTTACCTGCTTTGGATTGCCAATGGTTATTGACGACCACATGCCGCTTGATGAAAAATGATAATTTGATAGTTGAAGCAGCAGAAAGACTTTATCTGATTTTGGGGTAAAATATACCACATTAGAAACGCTTTTGGGTATCATATTAGCGCTGGTGTCTACTTTCCCCATGGAACCAACAAGTTTCCCATCAACAAACAGCTTGTATGCTGAGGGAAGCGGAGGTAGTAAAAGCGCCCAGTTTTCTGTTGATTTTGGTAACGAAATAGTAAGACCATAAGTTGCATAACCAAAATCATTATCAAAGAAATTAGCATCTGAATTGTATGCAGTCCAATTTCCAGGGACATTGGTGTATTTACCCCTTGCTTTCAGTTCTGTTTCAGTAGCAAGCTTCTTCCAGGCAAAAAGCCATTCGCCCGACAGCTTTAATGGGGCATCTTTTTGAGGATGGTAAGAGGTCAGGTCAACAACTCCATTTATAGCTAATGGAGAAGTCTGAGCGTTTACAAAATTTATACGAAGAATAAAAGCAAGGAACAATAAACTGCTAATTAACTTCATAGCCTTTGGCTTTAGGTGTTATATTCTAAAAAATGACTAATGTTTGCCTGAACATGATCATTCTTTTTATGCTCTCCCCTGTTCAGTTGGATTGCTCTTATTTTAACTCCGTTTCTTTCGAGCAGTAACTCTTCATAAAAACCTTTGTAGTAAACATCTTTAACTTCAAAGCGCCTGCTGTTCCATGAGCTTTTTAGTTCAACCCATTCCGGATAAAAAACTACATGTGCTTTGTTTGCATTAATACCCAGTTTTAAAGCATCCTCTGTGTTTAGGACTACAGCATTACCTAGTATTTGAGCGGTATAAATATGATCAGGGTGATGATATATATGTGATGGTTTCCCTTTCTGTAAAAGCTCTCCACCTTTAAGAATCAGCAATTCATCTGACAAGAATAAACCATCCGCGGGATCGTGAGAAACCATGATCACCGTAACACCTGTATCAGCAGCAATTCGTTTAATATCGGCACGGAGTTGATTTTTCAACAATGCATCTACCTGACTAAAAGGTTCATCCAACAATAAAACCGAAGTATCACTTACTAAGGCTTTGGCTATGGCAACGCGTTGTTGTTCACCGCCACTTAATTCGGTAATTTTCTTGTCTTTAAGGTGCATGATGTGCAAATGCTCCATCATATCCATTGTTTTAGCATGTTTGGACTGCACATTTGTGTTAGACAGCATGGAAGCGATGTTATCATATACCTTGGCGTAGATATTAAGGGAAAAATCCTGTGTAACCATTTTCATTTGTTTATGGCCGGGTATGAGCTGCTCATCTGGTCCAAGTATCCTTTTCCCATAAAAAAGCACTTCACCGCTATCTACCTTTAGTAAGCCATAAATACATTTCAGCAATGTCGATTTTCCGCTTCCGCTTTCTCCAATAATGGCTACTATATTGCCCTTTTTAATATCAAAACTAATATTTCTGACACCAGAAGCCTGTTCAGTCTGATATTGTTTGGTAAGGTTCTTTACGCTAATGATCTGTTCTTCCACATTTCAAACTTACAAAAAAAGTACTGGCCATTAAACAAAAAAATCCCGCAGTAAAGTACTGCGGGATTGGTTTTATTTGTGTGTTGTGTGTGTTTTAATTTAAGCCAAGCGTTACACCGAATGACATGTTTTTTAATCCTTTCTGGGCTGTTGTAGAAAACATATCGCTAGCGTAGTACTTAGCAAATACACCAAAAGCACCATAACCCAACCTAACTGTACCTCCGTAACGGAAAGACTGGAAGTTATAATCATCACTAACTTTTACTTTTCCTCTTTCGTTACTGATCTGTTTTACTTTTCCATTTAAAAGGAAACCAACTTCTGGTCCGAATACAAAGTAAAAACGGTTACCATGGTCATTTTCTTTAGTACGCAATTCAAAGTTAAAAGGTATGTGCACATAGCTGCTTGAAAAACGGTTTTTAGAGAAATGGATATCTTCCTGAACATAAGAAAGCTCATTTGCATTTTTTTGCATGGTTATATCTTTATTTAACCTGATGTGAGTCCAGTCGAATCCACCAGCCAGGTAAATCTTAAAGTTTGAATTAAACCGATAGCCAAACTGAATGATATCAAAAGAAAATGTACTTGTTTTTCCGCCTCTGTAATCTAAAAAGTCATTTTCAGGAGATAAAGTAAAACTTCCGTTATCTATTAATCTTGAAAACCCAAGGTCTACTCTGGTGATGGTTATTCCCCCTATAAAACGCCCCTTTGACATATTGGTTTTTCCGGTAGAATCTTTTTTACCAATGCTGATACCAACACCAAGGTCCATATCGAACTTTTTCATTTTACGTTCTTTGGTAACAGTGGTATCCTGCTGGGCATTTACATTTTGAGCTATAGCACCGGTAAGTCCGCTTACAATAAGTGCTGCTAATATTAGACGTTTCATTTTATGTATGGTTTGTGTGTGTTTCCTGATACTATTTATCTGACTTCTTATTAAATTTTATGAAACCTATATTTATGGATACTAAAGATGAATTATCATCATCGGTATCAAACTGTATAAATTTCTTTTCTCTCTTATCTACTTTGTTTACTACAAAATTCACCAGGTCTCCCATATTTCTAATTCCTTTGTTATCCTGATGTTCAGTTTCAATAGAGGTATCTGCATTATCGGTAGTGACATCTGCTTTTGCCATCATCACTTCCTGTTTCGGCATTTCCTCTTTTGGCTCAGCTTTCACTAACTCTTTAACAACTTCCGGTTGCTTAATAACAGGACGATCGGTTGTTGCGTTTGGTTGCAAGGCTGCCAATTCTTTTTCTCTTTTGCTTAGTTTTATACGTGGTGCTATAATTAAAGGTGTGCTTTGAACCTTTTCTGTTGCTGGTGTACTAACATAGTTTAATTGTCCCGAAGTTTTAAGTGTAACAACTGCTGTATCGGGAGTAGTCTCTATACTTGCAATTGGAGCCTGCAACCTCATCTTTTCTGTTTTTGGCATTAATAAGGCTACTGTTATGGCAATTACTGCTACTGCTGCCGCCATCCAATAAACAGGTAAGCTACGTTTAGGTTTTACCGACAGCTCTTCTGAAATACTGTTCCACAAATTTGCTGAGGGTTGTATTTCGGCCGCTTCAAATCTATCTTTGAACAACTGATCAAACTCTTTATCCTGCATGCGTTGCATAATTTATGCCCTCCATTTTTATTATTTCTTCTTTTAATATCGCTCTTGCTCTGGACAATTGCGATTTGCTTGCTCCTTCAGAGATGCCCAATGTTTCAGCAATTTCTTTATGAGAATACCCTTCTATAATGTACATGTTAAATACCACTCTATAACCATCGGCCAGCTTTTGGATCACTTTTAATAAATCCTGCATCCCTAATCTGCTAAAATCAAAACCTGTTGATGGCTGATCATATGCATCTTCTATTGGAACAACATTCATTGACCTTAAATTTTTACGATAACTTTCAATAGCCGTATTTACCATCACTTTTCTAATCCAGCCTTCAAAAGCCCCATCGCCCCTATATTCATTTATTTTCTGAAAAACCTTAATATATCCCATTTGCAATACGTCTTCGGCCTCCATCGTATCTTTTGCATAACGCATACAAACTACCAGCATCTTAGGTGCAGTTTGCCTGTACAGGGCCTCCTGCATCTTCCGGTTGCCTGCTTTGCATCCTTCTAATAATTCATTTATACTATATTGCGTCAATTTCATTTGTGTGTTTGGTATATAGTAGATGAAGCAACTATAGAAAAGGTTGCACGCAGTAATAAAAAAAAATAAAGGGGGTTAGCAATTGTGCTTTTTACGGTAATGTTTGTACCATTTTACGCCAAGCATAATCACTACGGAAAATATGATGAGCCCAACAAGGCCATAAATCCAGTTCACCGCACTTTTTAGCACCACTGTGAATACAATGGCTACAAGAAGGATTGTTGCTACCTCGTTCCATAACCTAAGGTTAAACGAACTTATTTTGCATTTTCCGTGTTTCAACTGCTTCATTATATTCTGGCAAATAAAATGATAGATAAGCAGCGCTGCTACAAACCCAAGTTTTACATGAAACCAGGGCATTTGTAATAAAAAAGGATGTATGCAAACCATTCCTACACCTGCAAGTACGGTTAGTACCATTGCAGGTGTAGTAATGATATTCCAAAGTTTGGCCTCTATCCGTTCGTATTCCTTCTGGAGGATGTTACGTTCAATTTCAGGCTTGTCTTCGGCTTCAGTATGATAAATAAACAGACGTACACTATAAAACAACCCCGCCATCCAGCTTACAACAAAGATGATGTGAACAGACAGAATGTATAAATAGTATTTCTCCATTTTTATATTAGTATTTAAAGTCTTTGATTACCTCAATGGCATATTTTACATTATCGAATGGAATATCCGGCATAATGCCATGACCAAGATTAAAGATAAATCCATTCTCACCACGCATACGCTCAAATAAGCGAAGAATTTCTCTTTTAATAACGGTTTTATCAGCATATAAAATATGTGGATCCAGGTTACCCTGAACTGCAATACCTGCTGGCAGGCTTTTTTTGATATTTAACAGGTCAGCGTTCCAGTCTACCGAAACTACATCTGGCTTAGCCTCAGCCATTATAGGTGCAAATACAGAACTTCCTTTACAAAAAGAAATTACAGGGATGTCTTTTCTGTTCAGATTAGCTATGATTTCCTGAATATAGCGGTGAGAAAACTCCTGGTAATCATTCCATGATAAAGCCTGTGCCCAGCTGTCAAATATTTGAATAGCATTAACGCCTGCAGCAATCTGAAGGTTCAGATAATCGGCAGTAACTTTTGCAATTTTAGCCAGTAGTTTGTGTGCAACCTCAGGTCGATTGTGAATCAGCAGCTTGGTTGTTTTAAAGTCTTTTGATGAACCACCCTCAACAAGGTAGCTCATAACTGTAAAAGGAGCACCTGCAAAACCAATTAGAGGAATGCTTCCGTTTAAACGTTGTTGTATTACCTTAATTGCATCAGCTACATACTGTAGGCGATCTAACACATCAATCTCAAGTGCATCCACATCTTTTAAAGTACGTACAGGATTTGCAAATTTTGGTCCTACACCCTGGGTAAAGCTTAAGTCTCCGCCCATTGCTTCTCCAGTTACTAAAATATCAGAAAACAAAATAGCTGCATCGATACCCAGTAAATCAACCGGCAACATAGTTACATCAGCAGCAATTTCAGGTGTTTTGCACATTTCAAGGAAGGAGTATTTGTTTTTGATCTCCCAGTATTCAGGCATAAAACGGCCAGCCTGACGCATCATCCAAACTGGTGGGCGTTCTGTTTGCTTTGAAAATGCTGCATCTAAAAATAACGTGTTCATGTAAATTTATTTTGTTTTATAAGTTGTTCGCTTCTATCTCAATCTTGTTAATTATTTCCTTTGCTTTTGGGGTACTGGCCAGTTCTTTTGCTTTCGCAATATAGGCCCTGCTCCGCTCACCATCTTTCTTTCTAAGCGCAAGATTGGCAAGATGGATCAATACAAAAGCTTTATCATTCTTTCCACCAAGCGGGAAACGACTTGCAATCTGAAAATGATGTTCCGCAACATCATAGTCTTCTTTCTTTAAGGCAATGTTTGCACGCATAAACTCGTAATAGCCTCTTCGGTTTCTTGCCAGTCTATCCGGATTTGGTACTTCTGCCAATATGCGCTCTGCTTTTTCATACTCGCCATTTTTAAAATACTTAGAGGCAAGTAGCACAGAACTATGCTTAAAATGGCTCCACAGTACAAAGGCAAAGAAAAGGCCTGCCAATGCGGCAAGCTGATACTGCTCATAAAAAAGGCATGCTAAAGCGGCAATAACAAAAATTGCCATCAGTGCATACCTGCCTTTGGTATTATACATTAATGAATATCAGTAAATTTATAGCCAACACCTCTGATAGAATGAAAATACACCGGATTTTTTTGATCAGGTTCAAAATACTTACGGAAGGTTAATATAAAGTTATCGATAGTACGTGTTGATGGATAAACATCGTAGTTCCAAACCGTTTCTAAAATCTGCTCGCGCGATACTGCTTCGTTTTTACGCTCAATCAGTAATTTTAAAAGCATGGTCTCTTTTTTTGTTAAAGGAACAATAACACCATCATCTTGTTTTAATTCAAAAGAGTTAAAATAGATGGTTTTATCTCCGATTTTATAAGAGTTAATTTCTTTCAAATCGTCAGCTTTCATACTGCGTTTTACCAAAATGCCAACTCTTAAAATCAGTTCTTCCAGATTAAATGGTTTAACCAGGTAATCATCGGCACCTTTTTTTAGCCCCATAACACGGTCTTCGCTAGTATTTTTAGCTGTGAGGAAAAGAATAGGAACTTCAGTATTTTCTAAACGAATTGTTTCACAAACCTGGAAACCGTCCATTTCAGGTAGCATCACATCCAGAATAATCAGGTTAAAACGTTCTTCTTTAAAAACCTTTAAAGCCGTTTTACCATCTTTTACCGCATGAACTTTATAACCTTCAAGTTCAAGGTTTAATTTTATCGCATCTAATAAGTGGTCTTCATCCTCAACCAGTAATATTCTTAATTTCTGTTGCATAATCAACTAAATGTTATTTCAAAAATTGCACCTTGTGGTGCGTTATCTTTAACGCTGATATCAGCGTCATGGCTTTGTAGAACTTCCTTAACAATAAACAGGCCTAAACCCGTTCCTTTTGATTTTCTGACATTCTCATCACCAACACGATAGAATTTGTCAAAAATAAGCATCTTTTCAGCGTCAGGTATACCTGGCCCTTTGTCAGTTACCCTTAAAAAAGGATGCCCATCTTTCTTTGTCAATTCCACACCAACCTCTGCACAAGGTCCAGAATATTTAACTGCATTTTCGACCAGGTTAGTAACTACTGAGGACAGTGCAAACTGATCACCCACTACTTTAACACCTGGTTGTATTTTAGGATTTATTAGCTGCTCACAACCACATGAATGGATCTGTAACCTATCAGTGATTCTTGTAACCATTTCAGACAAGTCAAATTCTTCTTTAGGGAACGAATAAGACCTGTTTTCGATCTTGGTAGCCAATAACATGTTTTCAACAAGATCATCTAAGCGTTCAATATCCTTTAATGAATTATTCAGTAAAGAAGTTTGCCTGGCTCTATCCAGATCACGCTTAACAATGGTTTGTATGGATAATTTTATAGCCGCTAAAGGCGATTTTAGCTCATGTGTTACCGAGAGTAAAAAGTTCTGTTGCTGCTCTCTTAATCTTTCTTCCTTTTTAATAGACTGATGTAAAAAATACGCTCCAATACACAACAAGAAAAGAAATACAGATCCCTCGCCCATTACCATCGCCATTCTGGACGGTTGTAGCTTTACTACAAGCGTGCCCCACGAAATTAATTGCACTAAAGAGTACAATAGCAGGAAATAAAATATAACGATTGATTTCTTCAAGACAGTTAGCAGTTTATACTATAAATATACCCAAATTTTACTTATTCCTGAAAACAACATCAAGACTATCAAATATTGCTCTCTTTGCTTTTTCAAGCTCTATCTTAGTATGCGCAGCAGAAATGAAACCTACCTCATAACCTGATGGTCCAAGGTAAATACCTCTATTTAACAACTCTCTGTGCATTATTTTAAATTTCTCCATACTTGCCGGATCAATATCTTCTGCAGTTTGAATTTTACCTTTATCGGTAAAAGCCAACCAGAAAATAGAACCTACATAGAATACTTTTAACTTATAGTTCCTTGCGGTAGCAAAACGCTGTATACTCTCAGCAAACTCAGAAGCTTTATTGTTTAGGTCTTTATAAAAACCCGAGCGCAATAACTCGGTTAACTGAGCAATACCCGCAGCCATGGCTACCGGATTTCCGGATAATGTACCTGCCTGATAAACCCCTCCATCAGGAGAAATATGAGACATGATTTCGGCTGATGCACCATACATTCCAACAGGCAAACCTCCACCTATTATTTTACCATAGGTAACTATGTCAGGTTTTACGCCATAATGTCCGGCAGCACCTTCAAATCCCAATCTGAATCCGGTGATTACCTCATCAAATATTAAAAGCGCTTTATGCTCTTTACAGATATTCTGTAAAAACTGAATATATTCAGGGTCTTGCATTAATAACCCATTGTTAGCAGGAATACCCTCGATAATAACTGCAGCTACTTCATCTTTAAATTGTTCAAATGCCTTTGTCAAAGCTTCGGTATCATTCAAAGGAATTACAATGGTTTCCTGAGCAAATGATTTTGGAACACCCGCCGAAGAAGTTTCGCCAAAGGTAACCAGACCTGAACCTGCTTTTACCAATAACGAATCGCTATGTCCATGATAACAACCTTCAAATTTGATGATTTTATCACGACCAGTATATCCACGTGCTAACCTGATTGCAGACATTACTGCTTCAGTACCGGAACTGGTAAAACGTATCTTTTCTACAAATTTATTGTTCTTAATGATCAGTTCTGCAAGTTCATTTTCTAATGCTGTAGGAGCGCCGAAGCTCATTCCGTTTTGCATTACTTCTGTAACCTTTTCGCGAACTTTAGCATTATTATGCCCTAGAATTAATGGACCCCAGCTTGCGCAAAAATCTATAAATTGATTTCCATCAGCATCCCATACATAGCATCCATCACCTTTTTGAATAAATAATGGTGTTCCGTAAACTGATTTAAAAGCCCTAACCGGGGAATTTACACCGCCCGGGAAATAGTTTTTAGCCTTCTCATACAATTCTGCTGATTTCTCTCTGGAAATATCGGGTTTACCTCCTGTATTTACAGGCATATCACCTTCATTTCCCGAAAATATTTTTTTTAAAGATTCTAACATATTACATCCAATTCTTTTCTACAATATCTCTTATGTGGTAAGTTGTTATAATGCTTGCTCCTGCGCGTGCAAATGCATGCATGGTCTCCATCACTACTTTTTGTTCATCTATCCAGCCTTTTTCTGCAGCTGCTTTTATCATAGAATACTCTCCTGATACGTTGTAGCATGCTATAGGCAAATCTGTATGCTGTTTTAAATTGTGCATTACATCAAGGTAGGCCAAGGCAGGCTTAACCATTAATACATCCGCTCCCTCACTTTCGTCAAGTAATGCTTCTCTTAGCGCTTCATTACCATTCCTAAAATCCATTTGATAGGCTTTTCTGTCTCCTTTATTCGGAGCACAATCAGCGGCCTCTCTAAATGGGCCATAATATGCCGACGCAAATTTTGTAGCGTGCGACATGATTGCCGTATTTACAAAGCCTGCCCCATCGAGTACACTTCGCATTGCACCAACTCTACCATCCATCATATCCGAAGGAGCTAGCATATCGGCACCTGCTTGTGCATGAGTAAGTCCCATTTTGGCAATCACTTCAACAGTTGCATCATTTTGCACATAGTCGTTTTCTAATATACCACAATGTCCGTGTGTAGTATATGAACAAACGCAAACATCTGTAACAATATATAGGTCGTTGCCAAAATTTTTCTTAAGTAAACGAACAGCCGAAGGCACTAAAGAATGGTCATGATATGCAGAATGTGCATCCTCACTTTTCTCATCTCCAACACCAAACAGCATGATTTTGTTTACACCTAATTTAAGTCCCTTTTCAACATCTTTAACCAATGTATCTTCAGAGAAATGACTGATACCGGGCATTGCACCTAAAGGATGAATAACATTTTTACCCGGCACAACAAAGTACGGATAAATGAACATATCTTTAGATAGCCTTGTTTCAGCTACCATTTCCCTAACAACCGGGTTTTTCCTCAATCTACGTGGGCGGTGTAACATATTTTTCTTTTTTATTAAGTATTTAGTAGTTAGATGTTAGTATTTAGGCATTGTTATCTAACTACTAAATACCACCTACTACTTTATCTCAATCCCAAACACAGCTTCAGCCAAACCGATCTCATCTGGTGAGTAGGGTAATGTATATTTTATACCCATTTCATCAAATTTCTTCGCCGTAGAGTTACCAATAGCAATAACCTTTTGCCCTGGATCTAATAAATTCTCTACAAAATAAGCGTCAACATTTGATGGGCTGGTAAAAATCAGCACATCGGCATAAGTCTGATCTATGTTGTCCTCAAATACAGTTTCATAAATAGGTAAGTCTATTACTTTTGTATCTTCAGTTAAAGCTTTCTGAATACTTAATAGCGAATCCTGTGCTCTTGGGAACAGCACAGTTTTCCCTGCTACTTCTTTAGCAAAAAGCTCTGCTACCTCCTCAATATCACCACCCTCTCCAACATAATCGGCCAAATAACCAGCTTTTCTTAATGAATCTTCAGAACCTCTGCCGGCAACACCGAATTTAACGTGCTTAGGCAATACAGGTTTTAGATTAAAGAAATAATCTACTGCGTTTCTGCTGCTAAAAAAGATCCAGTCTACTCTTCTGAAATGATATTGATCAAGTACGGTTACAATAGGAAAAGTACGGATCAGCGATCTCGCTTCAATTTCTATATCGTGTTTTGTTAAAGCTTTTCTAAAATAATTATGTTCTCCAACTTCTCGGGAAATAAATACTCTTGATGGGAATTTCCTATCCGGAGCAAATCGACTTACAATCTTTTCGGCTAAACCATCAAGGCTTTCCACTCTGTAAAACAAACGATCAGGAAAATCTTCGTCAGTTTCTGCTTTAGAGGTCCAAACCTCATATAAGCCATCCTCCTTTTTGCAGTAACAACCTAAAGGCATGTGACAACCGCCTTCAAACAAGTTCAACACTTTACGCTCAATAGCAATTTCCTCGGCAGTTGATGGATCGTGTATTTTTTGAAGCAGGTCAAATAATTCACTATCGTTTTCTCTGATCTGAATAGCTAAAGCTCCTTGTGCAGGTGCAGGAACCAGTTCAGTTGTATCTACTACTTCTACGTGGAATTCTGACAGATCAATATTTAAACGATTCACACCGGCTTTAGCCAGGAGAATTGCGTCATAATCTTCATCTCTGAGTTTTTGGATCCTTGTAGGCACGTTACCTCTTAAGTCTTCAATATTTAAATCAGGACGCAATGCCAATATCTGCGCTTTGCGTCTGTTAGACGAAGTTCCTACCATTGCGCCTGTTTTAAGCGACAATTTTTGAGTAATGTCTACACAGTCTTTTAATATTAAAAGGAGTTCTGCCGGATCTTCCCGTTCAGTAACCGCAGCAATAGTTAGTCCTGCCGGATGCACTGTAGGCAAATCTTTATGAGAGTGTACTGCTATATCGATGGTTCCACCTAAAAGTTCTTCTTCCAGTTCTTTGGTAAAAAAACCTTTACCTTCCAGTTTATCTAATCGTAAGTTTAAAATCTTGTCGCCTTGCGTTTTGATGATTTTCAAATCTGCCTCAACGCCAATCCCTGCAAGTTTATCTTTAATGAAGTTGGCTTGCCATAAAGCCAGGTCGCTGCCTCTTGTACCGATAGTAAGTCTTTTCACGTTGATGCTATTTTTTTGGCAAATCTAGCTATTCTTTACCAATATCTCCTTTGCCATAACCATTGGTACGCTAATGTATTTTTTTTCCATATAATCCACCACACGTTCCAGTACCAATCTGGAGTTTTCATCCAGGTTATTGATCTCTTCGGCAAAGATACCATTGATAGCAGTATGCTTAATTTCTTTGATTTTTTGAGGAACGCCACTCATGGCTATCTCAATTTCGCGCTGGCGTAATACCAATTCAAAATCCTTGATGTTCTCTTCGATGATGTGTTCTGCATTAACCAGCTCATCATAGCGTTCTTGTATATTTTTACGGGCAACCTCTTTTAAAGATTCAACCTCTATGAAATGTATTGGGAAGTTTTTCACCACTTCAGGAGCAGTGTCGTTAGGAATGGCAAGATCTACAATTACCTTTTTACCAGTATCCCCATTTAATAGTTTTTTATAAATGGCTTCAGTAATAATAGGCTCTGTAGCACCAGTGCAGGTAATAATTACATCAAATCCCTGATCGTAATTTTCTAGTTCTGAAAGTGGATAAGCTGTACCATTTAAATCTTTGGCAAGCGTTTCTGCGGCTTCTAAGGTTCTGTTAAATACAGAAAAATTAGAGTATTTATGTTTTTTAAGGTACTGAGCTATATTTTTATTGGTTTCTCCGGCCCCGATGATGAGTAACTTCACATTCCCACACATTTTTAGATCACGAAGCTTACGATAAGCAAGAGATACTATGGATACAGGATTTTTGGAGATATTGGTATGCGTGTAAACCTCTTTTGCTGTTTTTACCACCCGGTTCATAATCATACGCATATAATCACCGGTAAATCCTGCCACCCTGCAAGCTTCATAAGCTTTACGAATCTGGGCAAGGATTTCTTTTTCGCCTACAACCAGACTTTCCAGAGAACAAGATGTGCGTAG contains the following coding sequences:
- the hemJ gene encoding protoporphyrinogen oxidase HemJ, with protein sequence MEKYYLYILSVHIIFVVSWMAGLFYSVRLFIYHTEAEDKPEIERNILQKEYERIEAKLWNIITTPAMVLTVLAGVGMVCIHPFLLQMPWFHVKLGFVAALLIYHFICQNIMKQLKHGKCKISSFNLRLWNEVATILLVAIVFTVVLKSAVNWIYGLVGLIIFSVVIMLGVKWYKHYRKKHNC
- a CDS encoding outer membrane beta-barrel protein, whose product is MKRLILAALIVSGLTGAIAQNVNAQQDTTVTKERKMKKFDMDLGVGISIGKKDSTGKTNMSKGRFIGGITITRVDLGFSRLIDNGSFTLSPENDFLDYRGGKTSTFSFDIIQFGYRFNSNFKIYLAGGFDWTHIRLNKDITMQKNANELSYVQEDIHFSKNRFSSSYVHIPFNFELRTKENDHGNRFYFVFGPEVGFLLNGKVKQISNERGKVKVSDDYNFQSFRYGGTVRLGYGAFGVFAKYYASDMFSTTAQKGLKNMSFGVTLGLN
- a CDS encoding RNA polymerase sigma factor; the encoded protein is MKLTQYSINELLEGCKAGNRKMQEALYRQTAPKMLVVCMRYAKDTMEAEDVLQMGYIKVFQKINEYRGDGAFEGWIRKVMVNTAIESYRKNLRSMNVVPIEDAYDQPSTGFDFSRLGMQDLLKVIQKLADGYRVVFNMYIIEGYSHKEIAETLGISEGASKSQLSRARAILKEEIIKMEGINYATHAG
- a CDS encoding response regulator, with the translated sequence MKLISSLLFLAFILRINFVNAQTSPLAINGVVDLTSYHPQKDAPLKLSGEWLFAWKKLATETELKARGKYTNVPGNWTAYNSDANFFDNDFGYATYGLTISLPKSTENWALLLPPLPSAYKLFVDGKLVGSMGKVDTSANMIPKSVSNVVYFTPKSDKVFLLLQLSNYHFSSSGMWSSITIGNPKQVTDLSNKSFIADAFLVGSLLIMGLYHLAIFAMRRKEKAALFFAILCLALALRACFSMTPLLFYMMPEFSYSLALKILYTLFPICLLGFVYFLTSTELVRFSVLMKRMFLVVAITYTGLVWLSSNPIYGNLLIVVIIMAAGMGCFTVYFLIRHFRNNPLDNGLLLAGILACFIGLLNDSLYEAELINTGFLLPFAFLILLLLQAIVLALRFTGALTQSERLATELAKSNIAYEQMVLGRREAEEQIEIESLKSKFFSNITHEFKTPLSLITAPTEYLLRLSNDGKEKNLLNTIYRNASHLLRLINQMMDLSKSQAGKLTKTEMLGNIKEFSYEILFSFQPLADGKQITLKFIEEDIPDNYCLFDGDKLEKILNNLLSNAIKFTQEGGGILLKVSFKQLDQQSCFQFILSDNGIGMSAEMLTNLFKPFYQASGTSFLNPNGTGLGLAYTKELVTLLNGTIQAESKLSIGSSFTVTLPVQLIEELASSLSDNSEANTALTISEDGLPNNLPNLLVIDDHSGLAEYIANFFREYYEVNTCNDGEQAWNIIQQDLPDIVISDIMLPGKDGYEIASLIRNSPLTSHIGIILLSAKSTIGSRLKGLDMGANDFLTKPFLLSELKFRVDNQIKYQQTLQEYYHKHVFATNDFKSDEATHPFLVKLYEILDQFLDHSDFSIADLADKLAMSSRTLNRKLNSLTKMASSELIRNYRLKKAATFLSTGSSVSEAAYMSGFESVSYFGQCFKEQYHTTPSEFIKQTRTINY
- a CDS encoding ABC transporter ATP-binding protein, whose amino-acid sequence is MEEQIISVKNLTKQYQTEQASGVRNISFDIKKGNIVAIIGESGSGKSTLLKCIYGLLKVDSGEVLFYGKRILGPDEQLIPGHKQMKMVTQDFSLNIYAKVYDNIASMLSNTNVQSKHAKTMDMMEHLHIMHLKDKKITELSGGEQQRVAIAKALVSDTSVLLLDEPFSQVDALLKNQLRADIKRIAADTGVTVIMVSHDPADGLFLSDELLILKGGELLQKGKPSHIYHHPDHIYTAQILGNAVVLNTEDALKLGINANKAHVVFYPEWVELKSSWNSRRFEVKDVYYKGFYEELLLERNGVKIRAIQLNRGEHKKNDHVQANISHFLEYNT